AGTCCGTCCGCGGCCATGGGAAAATAGTTAATTTTGGAGCCTAACCGGCATGGATTAATAAAGAATATCTTCGGGGAAAAATGGATTAATAAAGAATAAACtgatttgatatttttatgTCATGGGGGCAGTTACATCTATGTCACCAAATTGCATGTCATGAACCTTTAAGTTGCAGAAGATGTCGTGTCCCATTTTACAAATGTCCAAGTAACACCTAAAACCGCTAAAAagatttaaaaaaacaatatgaaAATGCTCAATTTCGGTCAGATAAGAATCAATGCTAACTACTAAGTCAATCTGGGGAATAAGAATTTCTTGACAGACTTATACATAAAATTTCCTTCAAAAGGATCCAGTTTTCTAGTTCAACAGAAGTCCATTTTCCGCTTCAACTAAGATATTTAAGTTTCATCCATGCAAGTGTCGaaacatctactccctccgtctcaaatccacgtcacttatttcgggacggagggagtagtatagtTACTTCCACGAGGACATTGATTAACAGAGCGGGGGTGATTTCGAACACATGGCGGTCTGGTGGACACAACAGATGAATaataggggggggggggggtggaaATCGAGGtaaatcaaagaaaaataagaataATGTATTGCAAATttagagagagaaaaacagaatttCCTTACAAAATTTAGGGAAATAATCGCAAGTCTGAAGGACAATAAGAACACATCAGCAGAAGATAGCAATGGACAATCAAGAACATTCcaaacaaaatgaaaaaataaCTAAGAAAAAACTTCAAATTCTATTGAACGCAATTCAATGGGTTTACCAAACTAATAACGAAATTTATGTGTGTTTAATATTCTTAGATCCTCAGTATTTTGCCTGAAccttcttttctctttgtaTTTTAATTTTCCCCCCGATGACCTGACTACCATGCGTACGAAACATCCACAATGTTGTTGTCAGAACTATTTTTGGTGGGCAAGACTTAGTTTGCAGTTGTTGAATCGTGTTGTGTTTTATAGTCTATTGTGAAATAATGGCTATGAAATCATTAAAAAGTGGGTTACTCCGTAGTTAAATGGTAAAAGTTGGATTATTAGTTTTTATACAATGGAAGCTGGACTAGCGATTATGATAATGAGAACTGCACTATCATAACCCATCGCAACGTGAAAGGCAGCCTGAATTTATATGGCTTTGACATCTGAGGGACAGAAAACCCGTTGGATATATACTGCGTGCATCCGGATTTGTAAGTCTTGTGCGTATTGATCAACTAAATGtttgtagatttttttatttcgaaaaggaggttgaAAACCCCGGCCTccgcatcaaaatgatgcaaaCTTTCTAGTCAATTGATGGGTTGCCTAAGAACACAGCACCAATGACAGCTAGTATTtacccagaaaaaaaaagaatagaagATAGAGAACTCGACTGGACGCGCTGCAATCCTCGATCGACAGATAAGCTCGCTTGGCGTTTTTGTCAGGAATGGATATCAGAGCAAGGGCCCCTCGCCGTCACGTCTGCCGGCTCGCCGTCTCGTTTGTCCGATGCTATAGCCAGCACAATCTTACGAGTAGCTTAACAGATCTTGCGAGCCGCTTGAACTGGCGCCACATTCGCAGGTTGCATTTTTCCCGTGCAATTGGCACGACATGATGGCCTACAGGTAGTTTTGAGATAAGAGTTCAAGACTCAAGTGTGGCCAAAACTACTTCACGCCCACACCATCAAATGGTGTTCAAATCGGCACGATCGAACAGAAGTATACACGTACGTGAGGTCGTGAGCCGTTGGAGAAAGGCATTGCTTCAGTGATGCAGTTCTGTTTGCATATCATCCAAAAAACGAAGGAATCTTTTGACAAGTGGCCACACTTCAGGACAGTAAACCTAATTAAGCTCAGCTCTTTATTTTTAATTGAGTGTGAATATGTCTGACACACCTGACTTTTAAACAAAAGACTTAAATCCTAGTGTCTCTCCGACGTTCGTTTCAAATCTAAAGCACACACCATATCCAATGGTTGAAAATTGATtgtctctaactaaaaatcaggcgacctagatatagcaaaaccgttataATTCAGGTTTGTTATGTGTAAGTcgactgatttttagttagaaataagTCGATTGCTCAACCATCGGATCAAATTTGTGTTTTAAGATTTGGTACAAATGATGGAGAAGCGAGAGTAGGTATGCCATCTTGATACTAATTCGACGGCTCTGTCAGTGAGATTTaaacatttttcttaaaaataagACAGCTGAGGAATAGGCACTCTCTTTTTAACTAGGGGCAGGGAAAAGGAGAGTCCATGTTGGTCTCTCGGCTATTTCCCCAGGCCCAGTctatatactctctccgtcccatattaagtcacgaaatattacatgtatttagatgttttttagaaatttataataagtttttcaaaaggaaaagaaagaaatcatAAGTGCATTCTGGAAAACCTAATAAGATCAGAACATGAAAATTAGGAAATGGCCATATTTAATCTTCATTTTGATGTATGAATGTGTCTACATATATCTCGCATATGAATAATATGAACATCGAAGCATAGAAAAATATCACCAACACATAAGTAAGTTTTGtgggaaataaaaaaagtgTGAAGGCACatacaaagaaagaaattctAATATGTTGTTCCCCTACGTCTATTTAACGCATTAATACATTTTGTTAGTTTGAACCATTGGCTGACCATTTATCTAGCTTGTGGAAAGTTTATTTCTTCTGATGACTTTTTTTCGTGCTGTTTGGGCATCAACAAACGTGGTGGACACCACGTCATTTCATCTCACTGGAAAACCCTGTTATAATGGCGTGAGACACGAAATATGTGCTAGTATACAATTTAGACAATTAAgtgcaaaatatatatatcagCTTTCAAATTGTACTATTGTGATCGATCTGCAACATAAAAGACACGAACCGTGCGTGCGTGActtacatatatatgtgcgGTGCGCCAATAATAATTAATCTTGTGACCGAAAACAGTGCACATGCATGCTTATTCCAGGCTTCCAGCTTAATTGGTAGTACTCCCTaatttgcaagttgcaacccATAGATGACTTGTAGCTGGGCGCGTCATTATGAGCTTTTGACTTGGGAAATTAAATCCCCGTACGAAAATATCCTGCCTATATATAGCCAGCGCTTACGGCCCAGTGAAGGAACACACACTTCCGGCCCAGTGAAGGAACACATCGTCTTGTCTACCCATCGCCTTCTTGGATCTAACCTCCCAGATCGACATCACTCCAGCTTAATTAGCTTTTAGCTAAGTAAGCCGGCCGTATCGATCGAGATGCCTCTGCCGTTGACGAAGCTGGTGCTGGGCCACGGGCGCGAGGCATCGGACCCCGGCTGCCTCCGCGCCGTGCTCGGCGAGCTCGTCCTCACCttcctcttcgtcttcgtcggcGTCGGCTCCACCATCACCGCCGGTACGTACACGGGGCCACTCCTTCTTCCCCTCCGGCCGGGCAGTTGGTCGATCTTGCCATTTGTTTGCTCCGTGGCAACTTTTTGATCTATTCATCAGTGCATACGTGGATTACACGTGCCTAGTACGGGACGACACGTGTGCTTGCTTACCTGGCCACTCCACCACCCCCTCGTAGAAAACTGGAAACTGGAAACACCTGTGACCTGTGTAAAGTCGGGATATCTTAAAAAACGTAGAAGGAAAGTTGAGAGTTTGGGATGGAATGAAAGAGATAGGCGTATAGCTAGGCCGGTGTGACAGGAGGTTGGAAGAAAGTGACAACAGAGGAGATATATAATCGATCATCACTTCATCAGTATAGAAACGTACTCTTGCACCATATAACACACGCCACCTCACCTAAAACCAACCGATCGAGCATTTCCAGCGGTCCAATGTGGCAGCTGGTCCTTGGCGTGTTAGTTTAACGGACAGTTTAATTGTGTTGTGCATCAGGGAGTGCGGCCGCGGCAGGGGCCGACCCGTCGGCGGCGCTGATAGCCGTGGCGCTGGCCCACGcgctggtggtggcggtgTTCGCGACGGCCGGCTTCCACATCTCCGGCGCACACATGAACCCCGCCGTCACTCTCAGCCTCGCCGTCGGCGGCCACATCAccctcctccgctcctccttcttcgtcgtcgcccAGATGCTCGGCTCCTCCTGCGCCTGCCTCCTCCTCAGAGCCCTCACCGGCGGACTGGTACGTGTCACATGCCACGCAACCCCCCAAGCCGCCACGTCGACTGGTGAGTTGGCTGACGTGTGCGTCCGACGTGTCGCGTTGCATGCAGGTGACGCCGGTGCACGCGCTGGCGGCGGGGGTGGGCCCGATCCAGGGCGTGGTGGCGGAGGTGGTCTTCACCTTCACGCTGCTCTTCACCATCTACGCGGCCATCCTCGACCCGAGGAGCTCGGCGCCGGGCTTCGGCCCGCTGCTCACGGGCCTCCTCGTCGGGGCCAACACCATCGCGGGGGGCGCGCTCACGGGGGCCTCCATGAACCCGGCGCGGTCCTTCGGGCCGGCCCTGGCCTCCGGCGACTGGGCCAACCACTGGGTCTACTGGGTCGGCCCGCTCGCCGGCGGgcccctcgccgtcgccgtctacGAGTTCGTCTTCACCGTCCCGCCCACGCACCAGCAGCTGCCCACGGTGGAGTGAAGAAGCTCTCGGCCGTTGGATTGCTCCGGGGAAGCAGTTTCTACGGTACATGTATACTACAGCCAGCGTGCAAGTGTTTTGAGGGTTGGCTTGATTTGTGCGTGATGGGTCGTGTGAtttacgtacgtacgtgtagCAGTGCACGTACGGCTACCGATCGGTGTGCGTCTCTGGTCGTCAGATCTGgttgttttcaaaaaagaaatgtgGGGCTTTGGCGGTTCAGCTAATGAGAGCTGCCTGTTAGTAAAAAATTATTTGTTCCACTGTAAAACTGTCAAGTGTCGAGGGTTCCTACTGAATGGAAATATGGTGCGTGTTCTTGTCTCGTGTATCATTTTTGTGTATTATTCGTGCGCTTATTACGTGCATCTGCATAGATCCGGTTGTGGTATTTGGGGCCAGCTAGCTTTAAGCTCAAAGAGGGGGCCCAGTTCATACAAACCTGGTCTGACCAAAGTGTGTACAGATAGCATTGGAGGAGGTTTGTTACTTTGTTCTCACGAAGTAACATACCAATTAGGTTGTACACCTCTTTAGCTGATAGTACCTGATAACAATATCACTCTAACAATATACTCacgtttcctaaaaaaacatactCACTCAGATCCATAAAAAATTAGGTTGTGTTTCCCATTTCAGTGGATTCTCATAATCCCTTTTTTTTACCCACTTCTcactattttcgtgtttggctaaGCAATTTTTCACTacttttgtgtgtattttttcatagcagattataaaataagttcagcgcaaCAAAGTTCAACAATGTCAAACTAAGCCTAAGTGCCTGGAACTTAGTACACAGAGGAAGTAATAATTTTCCAATCGCAATTTTTTGTCTACGCACCGAGAAATCAAAGGGACAAAAACCACTTCCAATGAAAAATAACCATTAGCTGTAGCTtttgtagtactccctctcattctaaattcttaactcaaattcgcccaaatatggatgtatttattcttaaaaaacgtctaaatacatgtaatatttcgacaacaatttagtatcggagagagtatttcaTTATTCGCGCGTGACGTGCCTTCGTAGCATTTCTGTTTTTAGCGCAACTGGCGCACGCCCTGTTTCCATTCCCATAGAGAATGAAATACACATCAGTTCAGCCCAAGTTACCGTCACAGAAACAGCAGGAACGAAACTGCGAAAGTAGCAAAACAACAGCTAATGGGGGCACTTGCTAGATTCATGTTACGCAGGCGCGGAACAGCCTCGTTCTTTGGTGTTGGGCCCCCTTACTTCAGTCATCTGGAGCCCACGTCACTTCAATAGCCCGCAAAGTGCAGGGGCTGTCATTACCTTGTATTTCCATCTCATAGTTTTCCTGTTACGCATGGCTTGCAGCGTTTTTCCTGACATCCTGTGCCGGGTTGCACTGTTCAGAGAACGACCGGACAGAGAGTTCGGCCAACTGACCAAAGGGAAACCATGTTCGAACCAGTAGCTGACAAGTATGAGAACAGAGCATGCATACAGAATTACAGATACGGTACATTATGCAATTACTGCCAGAGTAACGTGTTCCAGAAAACTgtaaaagaaagcaaaagagTTGGAGCACTTAGTGTCATTTATCACCAAGATTCAAGACAAGAACAGAGATGTGTGCCTGTGATAGTGTGATCATCCTCTTCAGGTGTCTCCCTCGGAGCAGCTTCAATCCTCAGAAGGTTTATCTCTACCTTGCAGTGTGTACGAAATTCTTATCTGCCGATCCGTGGATTCTCGAAGGTCTGGCGTTCCATCGCCAATGGGTGCTCTCGCTGCAGGAGTGAGTCTAGGATTAGATCACACTGGACGGCCTATTCATCCTGATcatctactctctccgtttctaaatacctgccgtggttttagtgcaattCTGTTCTCCTCAGTTCTGTTAGCCTAAACGAGGAACATGGGTTAACCCGGCGTCCGCGGCAGGCCGGCAGTAGTTCTGGCTGCAGAGTAGAGTTATAACTGTCTGCCAGTGCTTGGTGCATTCCGACGACGGCAGCCCAGCTTATTAGCACGGCCAGGACACGGGGAAAATAATCGTAAGATCGTTTAATCAGCAACATTCTGATGCACGGGCGTGATAGCAAATTAGCAACATTCTGATGCAGAAAGTTGAATTAACCATACACCGAGACAGTGTTAGTAACAAAAAAAGTTGACCGGCATGCAGTTGCGGGTCGCTAATTAACCTGGATCGCTAGATTAACCGAGCCGCCATGGCCGAAGCTGCCGCGCGACGATCGAGTATACATCAGcggtagtagtagtagtagtacccGTTCGCGCGCTCTCCTAGACGTCGTCGACGCCGAATCAAAGCTCAGCCGCGGCTCGTGTGCCGCCGCTTCTCCACCCACACCGGCGACAGCACGGGCGTCGGGCCAAGGCTCACCAcgggctcctcctcggcctcaaCCTCATCTCTCAAACCATGATGATCCACATCGcccttccccgccgccacAATGTCGATGTCGTCCACCTCATCCTGATCACATTCAtcttcgtcgtcatcgtcgtcctcttcctcttctttcccCACCACCCGGATCCTCCACACCTTGACGCTCTTGTCCAGCCCGGCGCTATACACCACCATGCTCCCTTCGACGTCCcccgcctcgcctccgccCACGGCCAGGCACCGGACCGGCCCGCGGTGGCCCTCGATGACGGCCAGGCACGTgtgcgacggcggcgccgccgactcccccccgccgccgccgcccttgcaggcctcccgccgccacaCGCGCATGGTGGCGTCCTCGGAGCCGCTGACCACGaccctgccgccgcagccggacGCGAGGCAGAAGACGGCCAGGCGGTGGCCCTTGAGGAAGCCCACGTGCACGGGCCGGCCCGCCGAGGCCTCCTTCTCCCAGATGTTGACGTAGCCGTCCGAGGAGCCGGCGTAGAGGAAGCACCTGCGGGTGGCCCCGCCTGCGTGGTGGCAGAGGGTGAGCGCGTTGACGGGGGAGAGCTCGGAGCGGAGCGCGATGATGAGCGCGTGCGCGGTGCCGCCGTAGACGCGGCGCCACATCTTGACGGTGCCGTCAGCGGAGCCCGTGAAGACGCAGCCGTCGGCGTCGTTGACGAGCATGGCGTTGACGGGCCCGTCGTGGGCCACGAAGGAGTCCACGCAGCTGCCGTCCGATAGCTTCCATGCCTTGACGGTGTGGTCGTGGGAGGCCGTGTAGAGCAGGCCCGCCACGGCGTGGAGCACGAGGCAGGACACGGTGTCCCGGTGCGGGTGCCGCTTCTTGGCGAAGGAGAGGAGGCCCGCCTTTGCGGGCAGGgtggcggccttcttggcGCGGATGTGGTCgcacacggcggcggcgtggacggTCCAGACGCGGACGTGGTGGTCGCGGCTGTGGGATGTCACGAGCGTGCCGCCGCAGGCCGCAAGGGCCGGGACGCGGCCGCGGCCCACGTCGAGGTACCCGCGGTTGAAGCAGCCAGGggcggcccaggcccggaCGCGGCCGCTGTCGGACGCCGTGAAGAGCACGCCCCTCGCCACGGCCAGCGCGTGCACGTCGCCGTCCAGGCGGTGCAGCGCCGCCAGGCAGTGGTAGATCGCGGCGGGGGACGGCGGGAACCGGAGCCTGCCGTGGAGAGGAGACTGCACCCACGGAGAGCACCCTCCTCCCAtgccgccgccagctgcgcccATCATCGCTGGCAGTTCCGCGGCGGGCATGGCCGACATGCTCATCCGCGCCGGCTCCGCGGCCTCGCGCGCCGGCGACcgccctcccccgccgccagcgccgcgcgcgtagtggtggtggtggtgcacgggcgtgtgcgccgccgccggccgcgcctTCCGGTCCTCCTCGAAGAAGCTGAAGCTCTTGCGCCGCCCGAAATCCAtcaccgccgcgcgccggctCTCCGAGCTCACTctctagctaagctagctactCCCCACGACCACGAAGCTTCCACGATCGAACTCAAGTCTCACCAGCCTAGCATACCATGATCGACGCCGCTGTTGATCTACCCCGGCCAGTCCCCAGCACACTACCGCTGTTATTAGTAGCAACgcggtacgtacgtacgtgtataGACCGGATCGACGGAGATCCGCtcgcccgcccgcgcgcgcgtaTAATATGCAAATCTCGATTCGATGGATCGTCACATTTCATTTGGACACGCCTGGCGCCCGCGCTCGTACGTACGTTACGTAGTAGTACCAGCAGTATTACTGTGCACCACGGCCGTGGCACCATAAACGCGCCGGAGTTAAGGGATTGAGTAAATGACGGCTATACGGGCGGGCGTGCGTACGTGGGCCGTAGGAAGATATGGGCGTGTCAGTGTGTGGAAGAGGAAGATTACGTACGTGCACGTGGTCGAGCACGTACTTATTTGCGCCTACCGGGGATCAATGCTTCTTCGCCTTGGCTTTGGCGCCTCCCGAGGCTTGAAACTCGAACGGCCGATCAGATTCAGACCGAGAGGTTCAGCGCGCGATCTGACGGCAGAAACAGGCGTAGCAGCGATGGACCGGCCGGGTGGAGATAGAGTCTGGAGACCAGGAGGATCTTGCGAGACGATCGAACCTAGAGGCTACAGGCGATTCCTGCCAGCTGCTGCCGCTGATGTACGtaccttcttcctccccgctATTGGTGTGCAGTGCGCGTCATCATGCAAGACATGCATCGAGGGGTGTACATGTTGTATTCATTGCAAATTTCGCAACCGCATCGATCTGCCGATCTGCATCGCGTCGATCGGATGGCTAGTTTCGTTGGCTGCTGGGATAGCTATCCATCGATAATATCCTGTTCGGAGCGAAATGCCGGCGGACCCAAAATATCATCAAAGCGAGTCTTTCCCAATTCAATCCCTTTGAATTGGCAAGTCCACCCCAATTGATCCATGGATCTGCGAGGTGgtatagtattttttttctcaaaaatgcAACCCAACGGGTGTATCATCGATTAAAGAAGGGAAGTCAAATCggcaaacagaaaaaataaaaacaactaCTCGCTATCTATCCAACCAACCGCCGCGGGGACCACAGCACCCACCCTTCCCTTAATGAGACCCGCATGCTTCCTCCTCCCGAATGCACTGAAGGATCCTCGCCACTGAAGGGATCGCGTCATTGAAGACCACATAATTGCGGTGCCGCCAGATGGTCCAGAAGACCAAAATGATCGCCATCCGGAGGTCCTTCTGGGCCCGACGAGGTAGCGGAAGGGAGGACCACCAGTCGCGAAGCCGTGAATCTGCCACCGGAACCCAGTCAGCATGACCCCAGTCGGCAAGCAGGATCATCCACACTTGTCTCGCTGTGACGCACCCCAAGAGCAAATGGGAAATGGTCTCTATCTCCTGGTCACAAAGGGGGCAGCgatgtgtgtgtggggggggtgCTGCAGGCCACGACTCGCAAGCCGGTCCGCCGTCTAGCATCGGTTCCTTGCCGCAAGCCAAGCAAAGAATCTACACATTTCCGGGGCACGTGACT
The Brachypodium distachyon strain Bd21 chromosome 2, Brachypodium_distachyon_v3.0, whole genome shotgun sequence genome window above contains:
- the LOC100838461 gene encoding probable aquaporin TIP4-2; the protein is MPLPLTKLVLGHGREASDPGCLRAVLGELVLTFLFVFVGVGSTITAGSAAAAGADPSAALIAVALAHALVVAVFATAGFHISGAHMNPAVTLSLAVGGHITLLRSSFFVVAQMLGSSCACLLLRALTGGLVTPVHALAAGVGPIQGVVAEVVFTFTLLFTIYAAILDPRSSAPGFGPLLTGLLVGANTIAGGALTGASMNPARSFGPALASGDWANHWVYWVGPLAGGPLAVAVYEFVFTVPPTHQQLPTVE
- the LOC100838772 gene encoding protein JINGUBANG, which encodes MPAAELPAMMGAAGGGMGGGCSPWVQSPLHGRLRFPPSPAAIYHCLAALHRLDGDVHALAVARGVLFTASDSGRVRAWAAPGCFNRGYLDVGRGRVPALAACGGTLVTSHSRDHHVRVWTVHAAAVCDHIRAKKAATLPAKAGLLSFAKKRHPHRDTVSCLVLHAVAGLLYTASHDHTVKAWKLSDGSCVDSFVAHDGPVNAMLVNDADGCVFTGSADGTVKMWRRVYGGTAHALIIALRSELSPVNALTLCHHAGGATRRCFLYAGSSDGYVNIWEKEASAGRPVHVGFLKGHRLAVFCLASGCGGRVVVSGSEDATMRGHRGPVRCLAVGGGEAGDVEGSMVVYSAGLDKSVKVWRIRVVGKEEEEDDDDDEDECDQDEVDDIDIVAAGKGDVDHHGLRDEVEAEEEPVVSLGPTPVLSPVWVEKRRHTSRG